One genomic window of Branchiostoma floridae strain S238N-H82 chromosome 4, Bfl_VNyyK, whole genome shotgun sequence includes the following:
- the LOC118414823 gene encoding uncharacterized protein LOC118414823 yields the protein MEVTQLLDDIFTTRRRKFTMEVPKPSKTRNGKPRSRGQDNEIETESQGSISCSTLTGIQDVTDQEASLRTSADFLGGGAKNGDPQNSPVTSSDRTKVKKTAMDTDFSFLDSIIGEKRVIKKKGFVNERQRYGAEDVSDSEEPFLDSIIYSKRREWEKDSSVVDTEQDTSSTYGGNSRVCSDSTRSPWKKNPKTQPQNKNNQSIDRLSFLDNIVSGKKKGEKSERELDGSKNDESHSVASDGSLSFLDDIIGGAGRRKTCGKCKLQFQKVA from the exons ATGGAGGTGACGCAACTACTTGATGACATCTTCacgacaagaagaagaaagttcACTATGGAAGTTCCAAAACCCAGCAAAACAAG AAACGGGAAGCCTAGGTCCAGGGGACAAGATAATGAGATTGAAACGGAGTCCCAGGGATCCATCAGTTGTTCAACATTGACTGGAATTCAAGATGTAACTGACCAAGAAGCAAGCCTTAGGACTTCAGCAGACTTCTTAGGAGGTGGTGCCAAAAATGGAGATCCACAAAATTCACCAGTCACAAGTTCTGATCGTACTAAAGTAAAGAAGACAGCCATGGACACTGACTTCTCTTTCCTAGATTCCATTATAGGAGAGAAACGAGTTATAAAGAAAAAAGGATTCGTCAACGAGAGGCAAAGATATGGGGCAGAAGATGTGTCTGATTCTGAGGAGCCCTTCCTGGATTCCATTATCTACTCAAAGAGGAGGGAATGGGAAAAAGACAGTTCAGTAGTAGACACTGAGCAAGACACCTCTTCTACATATGGTGGTAACTCAAGAGTCTGCAGCGATAGTACTAGAAGCCCTTGGAAGAAAAATCCTAAAACTCAACCACAAAATAAGAACAACCAAAGCATAGATAGGCTTTCGTTTCTTGATAACATTGTGAGTGGAAAGAAGAAAGGGGAAAAATCTGAGCGGGAATTAGACGGATCTAAAAATGATGAAAGTCACTCGGTAGCTTCAGATGGAAGCCTGTCATTCTTAGATGACATCATAGGGGGCGCTGGTAGGAGAAAAACTTGTGGAAAGTGCAAGCTACAGTTCCAGAAAGTTGCATGA